In Nocardioides sp., the following proteins share a genomic window:
- a CDS encoding dodecin codes for MSNRTYRLTEIVGTSPDGIDQAIRNGISRAGQTLRHIDWFEVTQIRGQAKDGEVEHFQVAMKIGFRLEDE; via the coding sequence ATGAGCAACCGGACCTATCGCCTCACCGAGATCGTGGGCACCTCCCCCGACGGTATCGACCAAGCCATCCGCAACGGCATCTCGCGCGCCGGGCAGACCCTTCGCCACATCGACTGGTTCGAGGTCACGCAGATCCGCGGCCAGGCCAAGGACGGCGAGGTGGAGCACTTCCAGGTGGCTATGAAGATCGGCTTTCGGTTAGAGGACGAATGA
- a CDS encoding NfeD family protein, whose product MEWLSEHAWETWLALMMLLAIGEMLSLDLVLGMLAVGAGVGLIAALVGLPGIAQVLLGLGAAVACLALIRPSLLKRLHNSPELKLGHTQLIGMRGVVTHEITAGTPGQVKLGGETWSAQPFDDSLTIPLGAPVEVFEIRGATAYVYPLGELDPPTEPKA is encoded by the coding sequence ATGGAGTGGCTGAGCGAGCATGCGTGGGAGACCTGGCTTGCGCTGATGATGCTGCTGGCCATCGGGGAGATGTTGAGCCTCGATCTGGTGCTCGGCATGCTCGCAGTCGGGGCGGGCGTCGGACTGATCGCCGCACTCGTCGGGCTCCCCGGCATCGCCCAGGTGCTGCTCGGGCTCGGCGCGGCCGTGGCGTGCCTTGCCCTGATCCGGCCCAGCCTGTTGAAGAGACTGCATAACAGCCCCGAACTCAAACTCGGTCACACCCAACTGATCGGCATGCGCGGTGTGGTCACCCATGAGATCACTGCGGGCACACCCGGCCAGGTCAAGCTCGGTGGCGAGACGTGGAGTGCCCAGCCCTTCGACGACTCCCTGACGATCCCGCTCGGAGCACCCGTCGAGGTCTTCGAGATCCGAGGGGCGACCGCGTACGTCTATCCGCTGGGCGAGCTCGACCCGCCCACCGAACCGAAGGCCTGA
- the fabG gene encoding 3-oxoacyl-ACP reductase FabG — MSTPRSVLVTGGNRGIGRAIAEQFVRLGDNVAVTTRNGGAPEGALDVRCDITDPAAVEAAFATIEEAHGPVEVLVANAGITKDTLLLRMNEDDWSSVIDTNLTGSYRLAKRAAKGMLRLRRGRVIFISSVVGLLGSAGQVNYAASKSGLVGLARSLARELGSRGITANVVSPGFVETDMTDVLTDEQKAAIKAQVPLGRYASTDEVASAVTWLASDGAAYVTGAVIPVDGGLGMGH; from the coding sequence GTGAGTACCCCACGATCCGTCCTGGTCACCGGAGGCAACCGCGGCATCGGCCGCGCGATCGCCGAGCAGTTCGTACGACTGGGCGACAACGTCGCCGTCACCACCCGCAACGGCGGCGCGCCGGAAGGCGCGCTGGACGTGCGCTGCGACATCACCGATCCCGCAGCGGTCGAGGCAGCATTCGCGACGATCGAGGAAGCACATGGCCCGGTGGAAGTGCTGGTCGCCAACGCCGGGATCACCAAGGACACCTTGCTGTTGCGGATGAACGAAGACGACTGGTCGAGCGTGATCGACACCAACCTCACCGGCTCCTACCGCCTGGCCAAACGGGCCGCGAAGGGGATGTTGCGGCTGCGTCGGGGACGGGTCATCTTCATCTCCAGCGTGGTCGGCCTGCTGGGTTCGGCCGGCCAGGTCAACTATGCGGCCTCCAAGTCGGGTCTGGTCGGCCTGGCTCGCTCCCTCGCGCGCGAGCTCGGATCCCGTGGGATCACCGCCAACGTGGTCTCACCCGGCTTCGTCGAGACCGACATGACCGATGTCCTCACCGACGAGCAGAAGGCCGCAATCAAGGCGCAGGTCCCGCTGGGTCGCTATGCCAGCACGGACGAGGTCGCCTCCGCAGTGACCTGGTTGGCCTCCGACGGGGCCGCGTACGTCACCGGCGCCGTCATTCCCGTCGACGGCGGCCTCGGCATGGGGCACTGA
- the cphA gene encoding cyanophycin synthetase: MTATPDLTILDTRVYRGANIWSYDKSIHLVVDLGSLEDYPTDRLPGFTDNLLQMLPGLREHSCSRGRRGGFVERLQEGTWLGHVAEHCALALQQVVGHDIRRGKTRQVKGQPGHYNVIYGYVDENVGLAAGRLAVRLVNHLVSTEADFHWDEELEAYIRRAERSAFGPSTQAIVDEAVSRDIPWIRLNQYSLVQLGQGVHAKRIRATMTSETSSIAVDVASDKDLTTKLLGAAGLPVPKQETVRSADGAVAAARRIGYPVVVKPLDGNHGRGVCLDLQDEEDVRAAYPIAEEQSRRGYVIVESFVTGKDYRCLIINGRMEAIAERVPASVTGDGSSTVQELVDLTNADPRRGVGHEKVLTRIKIDAAAEEVLTSQGHTLDSVPAEGEMVKLALTGNMSTGGISIDRTFEAHPENVEIAEEAARMIGLDIAGIDFICPDITEPVRETGGAICEVNAAPGFRMHTHPTIGEPQFIAKPVVDMLFPPGTTARIPIVAVTGTNGKTTTSRMISHIFKGLGRKVGMTSTDGVVIDERLLIRADASGPRSARMVLQNPRVDFAVFEVARGGILREGLGYERNDVAVVLNVQPDHLGLRGIDTVEQLADVKAVVVEAVPRDGHAVLNADDPLVRNMRRRCSGSIVWFSMAEPGSEERDMIDAHCRRGGKAIVLNQTERGEMILVKHGPREMQLAWVHLLPATFGGKARMNVQNTLAAAAAAFAAGAPLHDIRQGLRTFSTNYYLSPGRLNEVEVNGVNVIVDYCHNAPGMRMLGDFVDRVGDSLTSSHELGKPSRIGVIATAGDRRDEDMRELGEVAAHHFDVVIVREDVTLRGRERGETSTLVAEGVRRAMAEGARCKQVEIITVEIEAVSHAMARANPGDLVVICVDKHPQVMSELENWSLQAQAGAGNEDLPTADPDYVAPEA, translated from the coding sequence GTGACCGCGACACCCGATCTGACGATCCTCGACACCCGCGTCTACCGCGGTGCGAACATCTGGTCCTACGACAAGTCGATCCACCTCGTCGTGGACCTCGGCTCCTTGGAGGACTATCCGACCGATCGGCTGCCGGGCTTCACCGACAATCTCCTGCAGATGCTACCCGGTCTGCGCGAGCACTCCTGCTCGCGCGGTCGTCGCGGCGGCTTCGTCGAGCGGCTGCAGGAGGGCACCTGGCTGGGCCACGTCGCCGAGCACTGTGCGCTCGCGCTGCAGCAGGTCGTCGGCCACGACATCCGCCGGGGCAAGACCCGTCAGGTCAAGGGTCAGCCGGGCCACTACAACGTCATCTACGGCTATGTGGACGAGAACGTCGGCCTGGCCGCGGGGCGGTTGGCCGTACGCCTGGTCAATCACCTCGTCTCCACCGAGGCGGACTTCCACTGGGACGAGGAACTCGAGGCCTACATCCGACGTGCCGAGCGCAGTGCTTTCGGACCGTCGACCCAGGCGATCGTCGACGAGGCCGTCTCGCGCGACATCCCGTGGATCCGGCTCAATCAGTATTCCCTCGTCCAACTCGGCCAGGGAGTGCACGCCAAGCGCATCCGCGCCACGATGACCTCGGAGACCAGTTCGATCGCGGTCGACGTGGCCTCGGACAAGGACCTCACCACGAAGCTGCTGGGTGCCGCCGGTCTGCCGGTCCCCAAGCAGGAGACCGTACGGTCCGCGGACGGCGCGGTCGCCGCTGCGCGCCGGATCGGGTATCCCGTGGTGGTCAAGCCCCTGGACGGCAACCACGGCCGCGGGGTGTGCCTCGATCTGCAGGACGAGGAAGACGTACGAGCGGCGTATCCGATCGCGGAAGAGCAGTCACGTCGCGGCTATGTGATCGTCGAGTCGTTCGTGACCGGCAAGGACTACCGCTGTCTGATCATCAACGGGCGGATGGAGGCGATCGCCGAGCGCGTCCCCGCTTCGGTGACCGGTGACGGCTCCTCGACGGTGCAAGAACTCGTCGACCTGACCAACGCCGACCCCCGCCGCGGCGTCGGCCACGAGAAGGTGCTGACCCGGATCAAGATCGACGCGGCAGCCGAGGAGGTTCTCACCAGTCAGGGGCACACCCTCGACTCGGTGCCCGCCGAGGGTGAGATGGTCAAGCTCGCGCTGACCGGCAATATGTCCACCGGAGGCATCTCGATCGACCGCACCTTCGAGGCGCACCCCGAGAACGTGGAGATCGCCGAGGAAGCGGCCCGGATGATCGGACTCGACATTGCGGGCATCGACTTCATCTGCCCCGACATCACCGAGCCCGTACGCGAGACCGGCGGAGCGATCTGCGAGGTCAACGCGGCCCCGGGCTTCCGGATGCACACCCACCCGACCATCGGCGAGCCCCAATTCATCGCCAAGCCGGTCGTGGACATGCTCTTCCCACCCGGCACCACCGCACGCATCCCGATCGTCGCGGTGACGGGCACCAACGGCAAGACGACCACCTCACGGATGATCAGCCACATCTTCAAGGGGCTGGGCCGCAAGGTCGGCATGACCTCGACCGACGGCGTCGTCATCGACGAGCGCCTGCTGATCCGCGCCGATGCGTCCGGACCCCGCTCGGCTCGGATGGTGTTGCAGAACCCGCGCGTCGACTTCGCCGTCTTCGAGGTGGCGCGTGGTGGGATCCTGCGCGAGGGCCTGGGGTACGAGCGCAACGACGTCGCCGTGGTCCTCAACGTGCAGCCCGACCACCTGGGTCTGCGCGGCATCGACACCGTGGAGCAGTTGGCCGACGTCAAGGCGGTCGTGGTCGAGGCGGTGCCGCGCGACGGCCACGCGGTGCTCAACGCCGACGACCCGCTCGTACGCAACATGCGGCGGCGTTGCTCGGGCAGCATCGTGTGGTTCTCGATGGCCGAGCCAGGCTCGGAGGAGCGCGACATGATCGACGCGCACTGCCGTCGCGGCGGCAAGGCGATCGTGCTGAATCAGACCGAGCGCGGCGAGATGATCCTGGTCAAGCACGGCCCGCGTGAGATGCAGTTGGCGTGGGTGCACCTGCTGCCTGCGACCTTCGGCGGCAAGGCGCGGATGAACGTACAGAACACCTTGGCCGCAGCCGCGGCAGCGTTCGCGGCAGGTGCTCCCCTGCACGACATCCGGCAGGGTCTGCGGACCTTCTCGACCAACTACTACCTCTCCCCCGGCCGCCTCAACGAGGTCGAGGTCAACGGCGTCAACGTGATCGTCGACTACTGCCACAACGCTCCGGGAATGCGGATGTTGGGCGACTTCGTCGACCGGGTCGGCGACTCGCTCACGTCCTCGCACGAACTCGGCAAGCCTTCGCGGATCGGTGTCATCGCCACCGCTGGCGACCGTCGCGACGAGGACATGCGCGAACTCGGCGAGGTCGCGGCCCACCACTTCGACGTCGTGATCGTCCGCGAGGACGTCACGCTGCGTGGTCGTGAGCGCGGTGAGACCTCGACACTGGTGGCCGAAGGCGTACGCCGGGCGATGGCCGAGGGGGCGCGTTGCAAACAGGTCGAGATCATCACCGTGGAGATCGAGGCCGTAAGCCACGCGATGGCGCGTGCGAACCCCGGCGACCTCGTGGTGATCTGCGTGGACAAGCACCCGCAGGTGATGAGCGAGCTGGAGAACTGGTCGCTGCAGGCGCAGGCCGGTGCGGGCAACGAGGACCTGCCGACGGCTGACCCGGATTACGTCGCGCCGGAGGCCTGA
- the fabI gene encoding enoyl-ACP reductase FabI, with protein sequence MAGILEGKRILVAGVTMDSSIGFATAKIAQEQGATVLISNFGRALGITRRIAKRLPSEPPVLELDVTDQGHLDGLADAVREHVDGLDGVVHSIAYGNPETLLGGKFLDGPWEDVAQAVQVSAYSLKSLAVACRPLMSSGGSIVGLTFDATTAWPSYDWMGVAKAALENTSRYVARDLGPDGIRCNLVSAGPLKTLAAKAIPGFEALESSWKDRAPLGWDESDHEPTARAVCALLSDFFPATTGEIVHVDGGFHAMGL encoded by the coding sequence ATGGCAGGCATCCTCGAAGGCAAGCGGATCCTGGTCGCCGGCGTGACCATGGACTCCTCGATCGGTTTCGCGACCGCCAAGATCGCCCAGGAGCAAGGTGCGACCGTGCTGATCTCCAACTTCGGTCGCGCGCTCGGCATCACCCGCCGCATCGCCAAGAGGCTGCCCAGCGAGCCACCCGTGCTCGAACTCGACGTCACCGACCAGGGCCACCTCGACGGGCTCGCCGACGCGGTCCGCGAGCATGTGGACGGTCTCGACGGGGTGGTGCACTCGATCGCCTACGGCAACCCCGAAACGCTGCTGGGTGGCAAGTTCCTCGACGGTCCGTGGGAGGACGTGGCCCAGGCAGTGCAGGTGTCGGCGTACTCGCTGAAGAGCCTCGCCGTGGCCTGTCGCCCGCTGATGAGCAGCGGCGGGTCGATCGTCGGCCTCACCTTCGATGCCACCACGGCGTGGCCGTCGTACGACTGGATGGGCGTGGCCAAGGCCGCGCTGGAGAACACCTCGCGCTATGTCGCCCGCGACCTGGGTCCGGACGGGATTCGCTGCAACCTGGTCTCCGCCGGACCCCTCAAGACGCTTGCCGCGAAGGCGATCCCCGGGTTCGAGGCACTGGAGTCGTCCTGGAAGGACCGGGCGCCGCTCGGCTGGGACGAGAGTGACCACGAGCCGACCGCACGTGCGGTGTGTGCGCTGTTGAGCGACTTCTTCCCCGCCACGACCGGGGAGATCGTGCACGTGGACGGCGGTTTCCACGCGATGGGGTTGTGA
- a CDS encoding ABC transporter ATP-binding protein: MAAVLEFADVTVKRGQATLLDSINWVVEEDERWVILGPNGAGKTTLIQVAAALLHPTSGVAGVLEEVLGTVDVFELRPRIGLTSAALGERIPRGEAVRDVVVSASYGVVGRWRESYDDLDHERAYELLREVGAGHLLDRTFGTLSEGERKRVQIARALMTDPELLLLDEPAAGLDLGGREDLVSTLSTLAYDPDSPATVLVSHHVEEIPPGFSHALLLRDGRVTAQGLLDQVITEEHLSATFAMPLVVTRADERWAARRRTRRAP; encoded by the coding sequence ATGGCCGCCGTATTGGAGTTCGCCGACGTCACGGTCAAGCGCGGACAGGCCACCTTGCTGGACTCGATCAACTGGGTCGTCGAAGAGGACGAGCGCTGGGTGATCCTCGGTCCGAACGGCGCCGGCAAGACCACGCTGATCCAGGTCGCGGCTGCGCTGCTGCACCCGACCTCCGGGGTCGCGGGTGTGCTGGAAGAGGTCCTCGGAACTGTCGACGTCTTCGAGTTGCGGCCTCGCATCGGCTTGACGTCGGCGGCGCTGGGGGAGCGGATCCCGCGCGGGGAGGCCGTACGCGACGTCGTCGTCTCCGCGTCCTACGGTGTGGTCGGACGGTGGCGAGAGTCGTACGACGACCTCGACCACGAGCGGGCGTACGAACTCCTGCGTGAGGTCGGTGCCGGGCATCTGCTCGATCGCACGTTCGGGACCCTGTCGGAGGGTGAGCGCAAGCGCGTCCAGATCGCGCGCGCCTTGATGACCGACCCGGAGTTGTTGCTGTTGGACGAGCCCGCGGCCGGGCTCGATCTCGGGGGTCGTGAGGATCTGGTGTCCACGTTGTCGACGCTGGCCTACGATCCCGACTCGCCCGCGACCGTGCTGGTCAGCCACCACGTGGAGGAGATCCCCCCGGGCTTCTCGCACGCACTGCTCTTGCGGGACGGTCGCGTGACCGCGCAAGGACTGCTGGACCAGGTCATCACCGAAGAGCACCTGTCCGCGACATTCGCGATGCCGTTGGTCGTCACGAGGGCCGACGAACGCTGGGCCGCCCGTCGGCGCACCCGCCGCGCGCCGTGA
- a CDS encoding Mur ligase family protein has translation MTSLVELRVLEGPNLYFPRAAIKLTLDISTLAHAPTERAKALATRIGLRNARPGEPDTGFRQRFATRAVARLVRAIAEESGTKRLAIRVRSTHDPHQIVVAYPWRHRGRGRAMGEAVAAVLDALPSADLEAVISEAAAAVATAEPGAQPTTITPKIPVVAVTGTNGKTTTSRMIAHLARTAGKLTGWSNTDGIYIDGELVEAGDYSGPSGAGRVLAHKQVEFAVTETARGGILLKGIGLTRNDVSVVTNVSADHLGLHGIDTLDQLAEVKGVVPKITRRSGWAVLNADDPRVYAMRSTIKAQPWVFSRDPDSPGIRETLTDGGRATTVIDGWISVLKPHADPDPLLELVDVPMTLAGLSRFNVENALAAASAGLAIGLPRAVVIEGLRDFRPDAEHNPGRMNFFSVPVEGGVVSVVMDLAHNEAGLEALLEIMAGVRPPERALRLGLGAVGDRQDDLIVRLGEIAGMACDDIAIGHKLKYLRGRTRDELDGLLREGLERVGFEGADSYDTELASLEALVTRAVPGDVIGLMCHAERQECYDWIAAHGGTSDTPETLGDKVRQASGAT, from the coding sequence GTGACTTCCCTGGTCGAACTCCGCGTCCTTGAGGGGCCCAACCTCTACTTCCCGCGTGCCGCCATCAAGCTCACGCTCGACATCAGCACCCTCGCGCACGCGCCCACCGAACGCGCGAAGGCCCTCGCGACCCGTATCGGCCTTCGCAACGCCAGACCCGGCGAGCCGGACACCGGCTTCCGGCAGCGGTTCGCCACCCGCGCGGTCGCTCGCCTGGTACGCGCGATCGCCGAGGAGAGCGGGACCAAGCGGCTGGCCATCCGGGTGCGTTCGACCCACGACCCGCACCAGATCGTGGTGGCCTACCCCTGGCGGCATCGCGGTCGCGGGCGCGCGATGGGCGAGGCGGTGGCAGCCGTGCTCGATGCCCTGCCCAGCGCCGACCTCGAGGCCGTGATCAGCGAGGCCGCAGCCGCTGTCGCGACAGCCGAGCCTGGTGCGCAGCCGACGACGATCACGCCCAAGATCCCGGTCGTCGCCGTCACCGGCACCAACGGCAAGACGACCACCAGCCGGATGATCGCGCACCTGGCGCGGACGGCCGGCAAACTCACCGGCTGGTCCAACACCGACGGCATCTATATAGATGGCGAGCTGGTCGAGGCCGGTGACTACTCCGGTCCCAGCGGTGCTGGCCGAGTGTTGGCGCACAAGCAGGTCGAGTTCGCCGTCACCGAGACCGCCCGCGGCGGCATCCTGCTCAAGGGCATCGGTCTGACCCGCAACGACGTCTCCGTCGTGACCAACGTCAGCGCGGACCACCTGGGGCTGCACGGGATCGACACGCTCGATCAGTTGGCGGAGGTCAAGGGCGTCGTCCCCAAGATCACCCGGCGCAGCGGGTGGGCGGTGCTGAACGCCGACGATCCACGCGTGTACGCGATGCGGTCGACGATCAAGGCCCAGCCGTGGGTCTTCTCGCGCGACCCGGACTCGCCCGGGATCCGCGAGACGCTGACCGACGGGGGCCGCGCCACGACCGTGATCGACGGCTGGATCTCGGTGCTCAAGCCGCACGCCGACCCCGACCCGCTGCTCGAACTCGTAGACGTACCGATGACGCTGGCGGGACTTTCGCGCTTCAACGTCGAGAACGCACTGGCTGCGGCGTCGGCCGGATTAGCCATCGGATTGCCTCGGGCGGTCGTGATCGAGGGCTTGCGTGACTTCCGCCCGGACGCCGAGCACAACCCGGGCCGGATGAATTTCTTCAGCGTCCCCGTCGAGGGCGGCGTCGTCTCGGTCGTGATGGACCTGGCACACAACGAGGCCGGGCTGGAGGCGTTGCTGGAGATCATGGCGGGCGTACGTCCACCCGAGCGTGCGCTGCGACTCGGGCTGGGTGCCGTGGGAGACCGCCAGGACGACCTGATCGTACGACTGGGCGAGATCGCGGGGATGGCCTGCGATGACATCGCGATCGGGCACAAGCTCAAGTACCTGCGTGGCCGCACACGTGACGAACTGGACGGCTTGTTGCGCGAGGGCCTGGAGCGGGTCGGCTTCGAGGGTGCGGACAGCTACGACACCGAACTCGCCTCTTTGGAAGCACTCGTCACCCGTGCTGTGCCCGGCGACGTGATCGGCCTGATGTGCCACGCCGAGCGCCAGGAGTGCTACGACTGGATCGCTGCCCACGGCGGTACGTCGGACACTCCTGAGACCCTGGGCGACAAGGTGCGTCAGGCCTCCGGCGCGACGTAA
- the serB gene encoding phosphoserine phosphatase SerB yields MSPFSEPDTPKTLLITLSGKDRPGVTAAIFRTLSKAGVEVIDVEQIVLRRRLILGVHVSAPRDWKRMRDAVAARAAELGMAVEITRTSPEKPRSRATRADVTILGAPLKASSFAAITGRIADSGTNIDRIERLADYPVTAINLKVSGTQVDRLRTSLTADARSLGVDIAVQIDNIYRRGVRLVVMDVDSTLIQGEVIEMLAAHAGREAEVAAITELAMRGEIDFEQSLRQRVAALAGLPDSVFDDVYDAIELNPGARTLVRTLRRLGYRFALVSGGFTQITDRLAADLGIHFSRANTLEVVDGHLTGGLVGPIVDRAGKAEALLEYAARIGISADAVIAIGDGANDLDMLNAAGLGIAYNAKPVVQQSADTSVNVPYLDSILYLMGVTRDQVEAADAAAGFDTPAPPVR; encoded by the coding sequence ATGAGTCCCTTCAGCGAGCCCGACACGCCGAAGACACTGCTGATCACGCTGTCGGGCAAGGATCGACCCGGCGTAACCGCGGCCATCTTCCGCACCCTCAGCAAGGCCGGTGTGGAGGTGATCGACGTAGAACAGATCGTGCTGCGCCGTCGACTCATCCTGGGTGTGCACGTCAGCGCGCCACGCGACTGGAAACGCATGCGGGACGCCGTGGCGGCGCGCGCGGCCGAGCTCGGCATGGCCGTGGAGATCACCCGGACCTCTCCCGAGAAGCCTCGCTCCCGCGCGACGCGAGCCGACGTCACGATCCTCGGTGCACCGCTGAAGGCGTCGTCGTTTGCCGCCATCACCGGGCGGATCGCGGACTCGGGCACCAATATCGACCGGATCGAACGCCTGGCCGACTATCCCGTCACCGCGATCAACCTCAAGGTGTCGGGCACCCAGGTCGACCGACTGCGCACCAGCCTGACCGCCGATGCCCGCTCGCTCGGGGTCGACATCGCGGTGCAGATCGACAACATCTACCGGCGCGGCGTACGCCTGGTCGTGATGGATGTCGACTCGACCCTGATCCAAGGCGAGGTGATCGAGATGCTCGCCGCCCATGCCGGACGCGAAGCCGAGGTCGCGGCCATCACCGAACTCGCGATGCGTGGAGAGATCGACTTCGAACAATCGCTGCGTCAGCGGGTGGCCGCGCTCGCCGGGCTGCCGGACTCGGTGTTCGACGACGTCTACGACGCCATCGAACTCAACCCCGGAGCTCGTACGCTCGTCCGCACCCTGCGCCGTCTGGGCTACCGCTTCGCCCTGGTGTCGGGTGGGTTCACCCAGATCACCGACCGGTTGGCAGCCGACCTGGGCATCCACTTCTCACGTGCCAACACCCTCGAGGTCGTCGACGGACACCTCACCGGCGGTCTCGTCGGGCCGATCGTCGATCGCGCGGGCAAGGCCGAGGCGTTATTGGAGTATGCCGCGCGGATCGGCATCAGTGCCGACGCCGTGATCGCGATCGGCGACGGGGCCAACGACCTGGACATGCTCAACGCCGCCGGGCTCGGGATCGCGTACAACGCCAAACCCGTGGTCCAACAATCCGCCGACACCTCGGTGAACGTGCCGTATCTCGATTCGATCCTGTATCTGATGGGTGTCACCCGCGACCAGGTCGAGGCTGCAGACGCGGCGGCCGGCTTCGACACCCCGGCTCCCCCCGTCCGTTGA
- a CDS encoding DUF3099 domain-containing protein codes for MPHRRSDRPLRITSAPTNKADEIASRQRRYLFSMAIRTACVIGAVAVGPGWFRWVLIAGAVLLPYVAVVIANAANQRDDGFRPETPNHQHRELGGTR; via the coding sequence ATGCCACACCGCCGCAGCGATCGACCGCTGCGCATCACCTCGGCGCCGACCAACAAGGCCGACGAGATCGCGTCACGCCAACGCCGCTATCTGTTCTCGATGGCGATCCGTACGGCGTGTGTCATCGGCGCGGTCGCGGTGGGTCCCGGCTGGTTCCGTTGGGTGCTGATCGCCGGGGCGGTGCTGCTGCCGTACGTCGCGGTGGTAATCGCCAACGCTGCCAATCAGCGCGACGACGGCTTCCGACCCGAGACCCCGAACCACCAGCACCGAGAGTTGGGAGGCACCCGATGA
- a CDS encoding cyanophycinase — MVVIPTASSLGDEVVEVYDALFGRLGAARVDAIRPETRADAHKPDLVELLDEATGVFMTGGNQLKLSAIVCGTPVGDAIVRAHERGVVVAGTSAGASIQSSHMVAFGVGGATPKQRMTQVAAGLGLVDGVVIDQHFEQRNRYGRLLMIVSQSPQLLGIGIDEDTCAVVEERDGHQVLRVIGRGAVTVFDPAQMVTNAYEARRSAPLLASGVMLHVLPSGTAYDLTARALVPPATQVSAEDAAEIAEAQTDMRQMARDIAAADKSPQALRARLARKRSQSKKRSKSTSDDK, encoded by the coding sequence ATCGTCGTGATCCCGACGGCGTCCTCGCTCGGTGACGAAGTGGTGGAGGTGTACGACGCGCTATTCGGTCGCCTCGGTGCCGCCCGGGTCGACGCCATCCGTCCCGAGACCCGAGCCGACGCCCACAAGCCCGACCTCGTCGAACTCCTCGACGAGGCGACCGGGGTCTTCATGACCGGCGGCAACCAGCTCAAACTGTCGGCGATCGTGTGCGGTACGCCCGTGGGTGACGCGATCGTGCGAGCCCATGAGCGAGGCGTCGTGGTGGCGGGCACGTCAGCCGGTGCCTCCATCCAGTCCTCGCATATGGTCGCCTTTGGGGTCGGCGGGGCGACCCCCAAGCAGCGGATGACCCAGGTCGCGGCTGGGCTGGGCCTGGTCGACGGCGTCGTCATCGACCAGCACTTCGAGCAACGCAACCGCTATGGCCGTCTGCTGATGATCGTGTCGCAGTCGCCGCAACTGCTCGGCATCGGCATCGACGAGGACACCTGTGCGGTCGTCGAGGAGCGCGACGGGCACCAGGTGCTGCGCGTGATCGGCCGAGGCGCGGTGACCGTCTTCGATCCCGCCCAGATGGTGACCAACGCGTACGAAGCCCGCCGCTCGGCGCCCCTGCTCGCCAGCGGCGTCATGCTGCACGTGCTGCCGTCCGGGACGGCGTACGACCTCACCGCGCGCGCCCTGGTCCCACCCGCCACCCAGGTCTCGGCCGAGGACGCCGCCGAGATCGCCGAGGCCCAGACCGATATGCGCCAGATGGCGCGAGACATCGCAGCGGCGGACAAGTCCCCGCAGGCACTGCGCGCGCGTCTGGCCCGCAAGCGAAGCCAGTCCAAGAAGCGCTCGAAGTCCACGTCCGACGACAAGTAG
- a CDS encoding acetone carboxylase, whose amino-acid sequence MNVCSAKGCAAAALWELRWNNPKIHTPERRKVWLACDEHLPSLTDFLSARGFLRETDPHPGRGPV is encoded by the coding sequence ATGAACGTGTGCTCTGCGAAGGGCTGCGCCGCCGCAGCGTTGTGGGAACTGCGCTGGAACAACCCCAAGATCCACACCCCCGAACGGCGCAAGGTGTGGCTGGCCTGCGACGAGCACCTGCCCTCGTTGACCGACTTCCTCTCGGCGCGCGGATTCCTGCGCGAGACCGATCCGCATCCGGGGCGCGGGCCGGTGTGA
- a CDS encoding histidine phosphatase family protein — MTEARRLVLMRHATAESAGAGDSARALAPRGVREAGWMGTWLSGQGVRPDAALVSAARRAQQTWRGVAGSAGWQIVPQISEALYSASAETALDLIRDTDATARTFLVVGHNPTLSMLVHQLDDGTWGRGSYGFEPGTAAILEVPGDWSELAYAGCRVVALHGPTG; from the coding sequence ATGACCGAGGCGAGACGGCTGGTGCTCATGCGGCACGCCACCGCCGAGTCGGCGGGTGCGGGCGACTCGGCGCGTGCACTGGCCCCCCGAGGTGTGCGCGAGGCCGGATGGATGGGCACCTGGCTCAGTGGCCAGGGCGTACGCCCGGATGCCGCGCTGGTGTCGGCAGCGCGACGCGCGCAACAGACGTGGCGTGGTGTCGCGGGCTCGGCGGGATGGCAGATCGTCCCGCAGATCAGCGAGGCGCTCTATTCGGCCAGCGCTGAGACGGCTCTCGACCTGATCCGGGACACGGACGCGACCGCGCGGACGTTCCTGGTCGTGGGACACAACCCGACTCTGAGCATGCTGGTGCATCAACTCGACGACGGCACCTGGGGCCGCGGGTCGTACGGCTTCGAACCCGGGACCGCGGCGATCCTGGAGGTCCCCGGGGATTGGTCTGAGTTGGCGTACGCCGGCTGCCGTGTGGTCGCACTCCACGGCCCCACGGGCTGA